A single window of Methanothermobacter marburgensis str. Marburg DNA harbors:
- a CDS encoding helix-turn-helix transcriptional regulator — protein MYKERLTDVYEYLYEDLQFILKSSIRFRIMVSLLRSPKTFDEIKGEVKVSLPALYSNIKLLLEEGAITRRGNSYSLTSEATLKTLSALKLMNSVRVMNGFDEMWLNHDISGIPEYLIEDIDWLINSELIRSAPEDIYRPQNTYRRLILDSEEVYGVSPISHRDLVDIYEGFLERGVPVELVLTDGVIREMVLNASFGLLRTAIKNRNLKVLRFQGSLKIAFTVTDKFLSLGLFDSRGFYDQNRDIMSTDSRAIEWGFRLYEHYRERSEKLGIRNLTGIMLSM, from the coding sequence ATGTACAAAGAGAGGCTCACTGACGTATACGAATATCTCTATGAGGATCTTCAGTTCATCCTCAAATCCAGCATAAGGTTCAGGATAATGGTTTCGCTTCTCAGGTCACCGAAAACCTTTGATGAGATTAAAGGGGAAGTTAAGGTGAGCCTTCCAGCACTTTACAGTAACATAAAATTACTTCTTGAGGAGGGGGCCATCACCAGGAGGGGGAACTCTTACAGCCTTACATCAGAGGCAACCCTCAAGACCCTCTCAGCACTGAAATTGATGAACTCTGTGAGGGTTATGAATGGATTTGATGAAATGTGGCTGAATCATGATATCAGCGGGATTCCTGAATACCTCATTGAGGATATTGACTGGCTCATAAATTCTGAACTCATCAGGTCAGCACCTGAGGATATATACAGGCCCCAAAACACCTACAGAAGACTTATATTGGATTCTGAGGAGGTTTATGGCGTATCCCCCATCTCTCACAGGGACCTGGTTGATATCTATGAGGGGTTCCTGGAAAGGGGGGTTCCTGTTGAACTTGTCCTCACAGATGGCGTGATACGGGAGATGGTTTTAAATGCAAGTTTCGGGCTCCTCAGGACTGCAATTAAGAACAGAAACCTTAAGGTTCTCCGATTTCAGGGCTCATTGAAGATTGCGTTCACGGTGACCGATAAGTTCCTCTCACTGGGTCTTTTTGATAGCAGAGGATTTTATGACCAGAACAGGGATATCATGAGTACTGACAGTAGAGCCATTGAGTGGGGCTTCCGGCTCTATGAACATTACAGGGAGAGATCTGAAAAGCTTGGCATCAGAAACCTGACTGGAATAATGTTATCAATGTAG
- a CDS encoding helix-turn-helix transcriptional regulator, with protein sequence MELNSDFNLLSGFSDDIHDLLAEIRFIAGSRVRSGVILNLMDGEKRVSEIRDIIRTSNSATTHALMELEERRLVERSSDTCRLTSKGKLMGITLSKFMNSMDAVRLHREFWNKHSIGSIPARFLMDINVFRDAYIVEATPDDLQRPYTTYLEMLDNATRLRAMLSSCLPRHTESIAGFVETGGRVELILTPNTYHVFLGESGLMNLHELMDSDLLRIGVLPENQEISYLISDTFFSMSLFKRDGFDSSKTEILLGHGDEILQWGNSLFDYHWSLSSVLDSESLGSVRETPLPLEE encoded by the coding sequence ATGGAACTTAACAGTGATTTTAACCTACTTTCAGGGTTTTCGGATGACATTCATGATTTGCTTGCTGAGATCAGATTTATAGCAGGATCCCGGGTGCGATCAGGTGTAATACTCAATCTTATGGACGGAGAAAAAAGGGTTTCTGAGATCAGGGACATCATAAGGACCTCAAATTCAGCCACCACACATGCACTCATGGAGCTGGAGGAAAGGAGGCTGGTGGAGAGGTCCTCAGATACATGCAGACTAACTTCAAAGGGAAAGCTTATGGGAATCACCCTATCAAAATTTATGAACTCAATGGATGCTGTGAGGCTTCACAGGGAATTCTGGAACAAACATTCAATTGGATCAATTCCAGCGCGGTTCCTCATGGACATAAACGTCTTTAGGGACGCCTACATTGTTGAGGCAACACCAGATGACCTCCAGAGACCATACACAACCTACCTTGAGATGCTGGATAACGCCACCCGCCTCAGGGCAATGCTTTCATCCTGCCTTCCCAGGCACACAGAATCAATAGCAGGGTTCGTTGAAACTGGCGGAAGGGTGGAGCTCATACTGACACCTAACACATATCATGTTTTTCTTGGGGAGTCTGGCTTAATGAACCTCCATGAACTCATGGATTCAGATTTACTGAGAATTGGTGTTCTCCCTGAGAATCAGGAGATCTCGTACCTGATATCTGACACTTTTTTCTCAATGAGCCTCTTTAAAAGGGATGGCTTTGATTCATCAAAAACGGAAATCCTGTTGGGTCATGGGGATGAGATTCTCCAGTGGGGGAACAGTCTGTTTGATTACCACTGGAGCCTCTCATCGGTACTGGACAGTGAATCTCTGGGCAGCGTCAGGGAGACCCCGCTTCCTCTGGAGGAGTAG
- the glyS gene encoding glycine--tRNA ligase: MNHEKTMTVARKRGFLWSSFEIYSGVAGFVDYGPLGATLKNKIMNRWREFYVVREGFYEIESPTIMPEEALKASGHVDHFNDPMTQCKECMDVYRADHIIEDATGRDVEGLENQELTEIISDEAIRCPRCGGHLTHVWSYNLMFQTLIGAKGKKTGYLTLDTAQGIFIPFKRLLRFFRNRLPFGVVQLGKSYRNEISPRQGVIRLREFTQAEAEIFVNPEDKSHPDFDTVKGDKLRLYSADDQLDGSEPSEMTAAEAVEKGIVSSEILTYHLCLAKRFLTDIGIPEDALRFRQHLPSEMAHYAIDCWDVEAFTDSYGWIEIIGIADRTDYDLKSHSQYSGEDLRVFIEYEKPKKIKRRAVKPDMGRLGPRFRKDAARIAQALSEIEADEVEKALRNEGKFILDGEFEILPDDVTFEDVEEVVTGEKVYPHVIEPSFGIDRIIYTLLLHSLVDEDDRTYFRLPPHVAPVEVSVFPLVNKKEMVEVALEIKRKLRKSGFIAEFDSSGTIGRRYARSDEIGVPFAVTVDHETLEDGTVTLRSRDDCSQIRLKIEELDSKLEEFIKS; encoded by the coding sequence TTGAATCATGAAAAGACAATGACCGTTGCAAGGAAGAGAGGTTTCCTGTGGTCTTCATTTGAAATCTACTCAGGTGTGGCAGGTTTCGTGGATTACGGACCACTTGGAGCAACACTCAAGAACAAGATAATGAACAGGTGGCGTGAATTCTATGTGGTCAGGGAGGGCTTCTATGAAATAGAGTCCCCCACCATAATGCCAGAGGAGGCCCTCAAGGCATCAGGACACGTTGACCACTTCAATGACCCAATGACCCAGTGCAAGGAGTGCATGGATGTCTACAGGGCCGACCACATAATCGAGGATGCAACAGGAAGGGATGTTGAGGGCCTCGAAAACCAGGAGCTTACAGAGATCATATCAGATGAGGCTATAAGGTGCCCGAGGTGTGGTGGACACCTCACCCATGTATGGAGCTACAACCTCATGTTCCAGACCCTGATAGGGGCTAAAGGAAAAAAAACAGGGTACCTCACACTTGACACTGCCCAGGGGATATTCATACCCTTCAAGAGGCTTCTGAGGTTCTTCAGAAACCGCCTGCCATTCGGCGTTGTTCAGCTGGGCAAATCATACCGCAATGAGATATCACCCAGACAGGGTGTTATAAGGCTCCGTGAGTTCACACAGGCAGAGGCAGAGATATTCGTCAACCCTGAAGACAAGTCACACCCTGATTTTGATACTGTTAAAGGGGATAAACTCAGATTATATTCTGCAGATGACCAGCTTGATGGTTCAGAGCCCTCTGAGATGACCGCTGCTGAAGCAGTTGAAAAGGGCATTGTATCAAGTGAAATACTGACATACCACCTCTGCCTTGCAAAGAGGTTCCTCACAGATATAGGAATACCCGAGGATGCCCTGAGGTTCAGGCAGCACCTTCCCTCTGAAATGGCCCACTATGCAATTGACTGCTGGGACGTTGAGGCATTCACAGATTCCTATGGCTGGATAGAGATTATAGGGATAGCCGACAGGACAGACTATGATCTAAAATCCCACAGCCAGTACAGCGGCGAGGACCTAAGGGTTTTCATAGAATACGAAAAACCAAAGAAAATTAAAAGGCGCGCTGTTAAACCTGACATGGGCAGACTCGGTCCAAGGTTCCGCAAGGACGCTGCAAGGATAGCCCAGGCACTCAGTGAAATTGAAGCTGATGAAGTGGAAAAAGCACTCAGGAATGAGGGCAAATTCATCCTTGACGGTGAATTCGAAATACTGCCAGATGATGTCACCTTTGAGGATGTGGAGGAAGTTGTGACAGGAGAAAAGGTCTATCCACATGTCATAGAGCCATCATTCGGTATAGACAGAATAATCTACACCCTTCTCCTCCATTCCCTTGTGGATGAAGATGACAGGACCTACTTCCGACTCCCACCCCATGTTGCGCCGGTGGAGGTCAGCGTGTTCCCCCTTGTAAACAAGAAAGAAATGGTTGAGGTTGCCCTTGAAATAAAAAGAAAGCTCAGAAAATCAGGGTTCATAGCTGAATTTGACTCCTCAGGGACCATAGGGAGAAGGTATGCCCGTTCAGATGAAATAGGGGTTCCATTTGCGGTTACAGTGGACCATGAAACCCTTGAGGATGGAACAGTGACCCTCAGGAGCAGGGATGACTGCAGTCAGATAAGGTTGAAGATTGAGGAACTGGATTCAAAGTTAGAGGAATTTATAAAATCCTGA
- the dcd gene encoding dCTP deaminase: MAILSDRDIKRYLEEGLITIDPLDDPERQIQPSSVDLRIGDEFRGFRVIRKPCIDPKDPADIESYMETFHVEEGPFIIHPGEFALATTYEYIGLPDNLVARVEGRSSIGRLGITMHVTAGYVDPGFHGRITLEISNIGKMPVALYPGQRVCQIVFETMTSPAEKPYGHPSRDSKYIGQTRPQTSRIKDDYEIRTSRI; encoded by the coding sequence ATGGCAATACTCAGCGACCGTGACATAAAGAGGTACCTTGAGGAGGGACTGATAACCATAGACCCCCTTGATGACCCTGAAAGGCAGATACAGCCATCCTCAGTTGACCTTAGAATAGGCGATGAATTCAGGGGATTCAGGGTTATAAGAAAACCCTGCATAGACCCCAAGGACCCTGCGGATATAGAATCATACATGGAAACCTTTCATGTTGAGGAGGGTCCATTCATAATACATCCAGGTGAATTTGCCCTTGCAACAACCTATGAATACATAGGGCTCCCAGATAACCTTGTTGCAAGGGTTGAGGGCCGTTCATCCATCGGGCGACTCGGCATAACCATGCATGTAACTGCAGGATACGTGGACCCTGGCTTCCATGGAAGGATAACCCTTGAGATATCCAATATAGGTAAGATGCCGGTGGCCCTCTACCCTGGCCAGAGGGTCTGCCAGATAGTCTTCGAGACAATGACAAGTCCTGCAGAGAAACCATATGGTCACCCATCACGTGACAGCAAATACATCGGCCAGACAAGGCCCCAGACAAGCAGGATAAAGGATGATTATGAAATAAGAACCTCAAGGATCTGA
- a CDS encoding DUF1512 family protein codes for MKKRLTIIMCMKVTAGIRGILKFLRHNLELSRKTGNLQILVALQMNLELIMRTARAYLDGCQAISSSLPLGDGAGPLTAGMLIDEEDRKKHLHEMVYVRKRFMDKDIGILKPHGPGSRLGMVVKALEEILSEDEFDEVIMVDAAAKMEGEKTGTVAEGVGVAIGGLGVEKWFMENMILEHRTHAIIIKMSPEEAMSHMTREILDACSVARSRIEDIISRSDADSILIIGVGNSSGIPDAVENPGEIRVKEKDSTKK; via the coding sequence GTGAAAAAAAGGCTAACCATAATAATGTGCATGAAGGTGACCGCAGGTATCAGAGGTATCCTCAAATTTCTCAGGCATAACCTTGAACTATCAAGGAAGACAGGAAACCTTCAGATTCTGGTTGCACTCCAGATGAACCTTGAGCTGATCATGAGGACCGCCAGGGCATACCTGGATGGCTGCCAGGCAATCTCATCCTCCCTCCCCCTGGGTGACGGTGCCGGCCCCCTCACAGCAGGGATGCTCATAGATGAAGAGGACAGAAAAAAACACCTCCATGAAATGGTCTATGTAAGGAAAAGATTCATGGATAAGGATATTGGTATTCTGAAGCCACATGGTCCCGGTTCAAGGCTTGGAATGGTGGTGAAGGCCCTTGAGGAGATCCTCAGTGAGGATGAGTTCGACGAGGTTATAATGGTGGATGCTGCCGCTAAAATGGAGGGTGAAAAAACAGGTACAGTGGCTGAGGGGGTCGGGGTGGCCATAGGTGGCCTGGGGGTTGAAAAGTGGTTCATGGAGAACATGATACTTGAACACAGAACCCACGCCATCATAATAAAGATGTCCCCCGAGGAGGCGATGTCCCATATGACGAGGGAAATACTTGACGCCTGCAGCGTCGCCCGCTCAAGGATAGAGGATATAATATCCAGATCAGATGCAGATTCAATCCTCATAATCGGTGTGGGTAACAGCAGCGGCATACCTGACGCCGTTGAAAACCCCGGAGAGATCAGGGTGAAAGAAAAGGACAGCACCAAAAAATAA
- a CDS encoding DUF1512 family protein yields MGIIIFIVLIIFLPVIIRMRMFSAVEGAIRELDDMEKKARKIIMDLSGITDEGLLEDYLEFFIVPPSDIDPSGLADKFRRLLEMGDLRIREMIEVLSPRCGQ; encoded by the coding sequence GTGGGTATCATTATCTTCATCGTACTCATCATTTTCCTGCCTGTTATAATCAGGATGAGGATGTTCTCTGCGGTTGAGGGGGCCATCAGGGAACTGGATGATATGGAGAAGAAGGCCAGAAAGATAATAATGGACCTCAGCGGCATCACAGATGAGGGTCTCCTGGAGGACTACCTGGAGTTCTTCATAGTACCCCCCTCGGATATTGATCCATCAGGACTTGCAGATAAATTCAGGAGGCTCCTTGAGATGGGAGACCTCCGTATCAGGGAGATGATTGAAGTACTTTCCCCCAGATGCGGACAGTGA
- a CDS encoding TrmJ/YjtD family RNA methyltransferase produces MEVYELLSRNIGVVFVEPETPGNVGFLARAMKNFGLQNLILINPCSLEDEAYYQAMHARDLVEDAIIYQTLDEMIENLEPDFLVGTTGVPGGSYNVDRIPLRPSQLASAINPSSRTFILFGREGDGLSNRELGLCDMVVSIPTDREYPIMNITHAAAIIFYEIFKKRDFDCEGLEDASGVEKKLLVDEMDEILSLIDIPPHKERVASRVFRNVTGRAFRTAREDHTLKGVLRRIKNRMKE; encoded by the coding sequence ATGGAAGTTTACGAGCTCCTCTCCAGAAACATTGGGGTCGTCTTTGTGGAACCTGAAACCCCTGGGAATGTGGGTTTCCTTGCGAGGGCCATGAAGAACTTCGGCCTTCAAAATCTCATCCTCATAAACCCCTGCAGCCTTGAGGATGAGGCCTATTACCAGGCAATGCATGCCAGGGACCTTGTTGAGGATGCCATCATCTACCAGACCCTTGATGAGATGATAGAAAACCTTGAACCTGACTTTCTTGTTGGAACAACCGGTGTGCCTGGAGGGAGCTACAACGTTGACAGAATACCCCTGAGACCATCCCAGCTCGCCTCAGCCATCAACCCCTCCTCAAGGACCTTCATCCTCTTTGGGCGTGAGGGGGATGGGCTCTCAAACAGGGAGCTCGGCCTATGCGACATGGTGGTGAGTATCCCCACAGATAGGGAATACCCCATAATGAATATAACCCACGCCGCCGCAATAATATTTTATGAGATATTCAAAAAAAGAGATTTTGACTGCGAAGGACTTGAGGATGCCTCAGGAGTTGAAAAAAAACTTCTCGTGGATGAGATGGACGAGATACTCTCATTGATTGACATTCCCCCACACAAGGAGAGGGTTGCCTCGAGGGTGTTCAGGAATGTGACCGGGAGGGCCTTCAGAACAGCAAGGGAGGACCATACACTTAAGGGTGTCCTCCGGAGAATAAAAAACAGGATGAAAGAATAA
- the tfrB gene encoding fumarate reductase (CoM/CoB) subunit TfrB yields MINVKVLRFEPGVDEKPHLESYDIPSKEKMKVLDALQLINKMYNANIAFRSSCRAGQCGSCAVKMNGEVVLACRAEVEDGAVIEPVDLPVIKDLMVDRSEIEDKVRAMGLYLQSEARGIQRIKPEDYQDTKKLRGCIECFSCISSCPVIKESTEYAGPYFMRYISKFAFDPRDEAERAAGGVEEGLYCCTTCGKCAEVCPKELNVPGDAIEKLRAMACREGAGPLDAHRKIKKLISETGRSVDHIGKGFIESVGQNPGSRIGFFTGCLVDYRMPDVGMALLRVLREHGFEVDVPDGQVCCGSPMIRTGQLDIVEDLVERNRRALEGYDTIITVCAGCGATLKKDYPRYGVELNVLDISEFLADRIDDIKMKPVNMRVTYHDPCHLLRGQGVKLEPRKILNSIPGLEFVEMEKQGQCCGSGGGVKSGKPEIAESLGKKKAEMIRKLNVDAVITICPFCQLHIKDSLEKEGLGDVKVMNILELLDMAYSDD; encoded by the coding sequence ATGATAAATGTTAAGGTTTTAAGGTTTGAACCAGGTGTAGATGAGAAACCACATCTTGAAAGTTATGATATACCTTCAAAGGAAAAAATGAAGGTTCTTGATGCCCTTCAGCTTATAAATAAAATGTATAATGCCAATATTGCCTTCAGAAGCTCATGCAGGGCAGGGCAGTGCGGTTCATGTGCTGTTAAGATGAACGGAGAGGTTGTCCTGGCATGCAGGGCAGAGGTGGAGGATGGTGCCGTTATTGAGCCGGTGGACCTCCCGGTTATAAAGGACCTGATGGTTGACAGGAGCGAAATAGAGGATAAGGTGAGGGCCATGGGCCTCTACCTCCAGTCAGAAGCAAGGGGCATCCAGAGGATCAAACCAGAGGACTACCAGGACACCAAAAAACTGAGGGGATGCATAGAGTGTTTCTCCTGCATAAGTTCATGCCCTGTTATAAAGGAGAGCACAGAGTATGCAGGACCCTACTTCATGAGGTACATATCAAAATTTGCCTTCGATCCACGTGATGAGGCCGAAAGAGCCGCTGGGGGTGTGGAGGAAGGACTTTACTGCTGTACCACCTGCGGTAAATGTGCCGAGGTATGCCCCAAGGAACTCAATGTACCCGGGGATGCGATTGAAAAGCTGAGGGCCATGGCATGCAGAGAGGGCGCAGGACCCCTCGATGCCCACAGAAAGATCAAAAAACTCATTTCAGAGACAGGCAGATCCGTTGACCATATAGGAAAGGGTTTCATTGAATCAGTGGGGCAGAACCCGGGCTCAAGGATAGGTTTCTTCACAGGATGCCTGGTCGACTACAGGATGCCTGATGTTGGAATGGCACTTCTGAGGGTGCTGAGAGAACACGGCTTCGAGGTTGACGTCCCTGATGGTCAGGTGTGCTGCGGATCACCCATGATAAGGACAGGACAGCTCGACATTGTTGAGGATCTTGTTGAGAGAAACAGGAGGGCCCTCGAGGGGTATGACACCATAATAACAGTCTGTGCTGGCTGCGGAGCCACCCTCAAGAAGGACTATCCCCGTTATGGCGTTGAACTGAACGTCCTTGACATCAGCGAATTCCTGGCAGATCGGATCGACGACATTAAAATGAAGCCTGTCAATATGAGGGTGACCTACCATGATCCCTGCCACCTTCTGAGGGGTCAGGGCGTTAAACTGGAGCCAAGGAAGATACTTAACAGCATCCCGGGCCTTGAATTTGTTGAAATGGAAAAACAGGGGCAGTGCTGTGGATCAGGTGGAGGTGTGAAATCCGGTAAACCTGAGATAGCCGAAAGCCTGGGAAAGAAGAAGGCTGAGATGATACGCAAACTCAATGTTGACGCCGTGATAACAATATGCCCCTTCTGCCAGCTCCATATAAAGGATTCCCTTGAGAAGGAGGGTCTTGGGGACGTGAAGGTTATGAACATCCTTGAACTCCTCGACATGGCCTATTCCGATGACTGA
- the iorA gene encoding indolepyruvate ferredoxin oxidoreductase subunit alpha codes for MELDDILDAGRGDRLFLLGNEAAVRAAIESGVGVASTYPGTPSSEIGNVLSKIAKRAGIYFEFSINEKVALEVAAAAAASGVRSFTFMKHVGLNVASDSFMSVAYTGVRAGMVVLSADDPSMFSSQNEQDNRHYARLAWVPLLEPSNPQEILEYMNHAFELSEEYRIPVLLRTTTRVSHMRGVVEAGERRAEPVKGFFRKNPEQFVPVPATARVMRRELVEKMKKLKRVADTSELNRVLNEDSESDLGIIASGGAFNYVYDALQTLGLDVPVLKLGFTYPFPAGLVAEFLSGLEGVLVVEEVDSVMEKEVLAVATSEGLDVGVHGKLDGTLPEIYEYSEDIVRRAISGLTGIKSHEKGIEAPELPERPPALCPGCPHRAMYYSVRRAASELGIEGEDLIFPTDIGCYTLGIEPPYSAADYLLSMGSSVGTACGFSAATSQRIVSFIGDSTFFHAGIPPLINAVHNRQRFVLVILDNRTTAMTGGQPHPGLPVDGMGEEAPAISIEDITRACGVEFVETVNPMNIRRSSETIRRALQHESVAVVISRYPCMLSEGAVRGRPVRVDEEKCDLCLECLNELACPAIVEEDGRVFIDPLYCRGCTICLQICPAGAIKPEGKR; via the coding sequence ATGGAACTGGATGATATCCTTGACGCCGGAAGGGGCGATAGATTATTCTTACTTGGTAACGAGGCAGCGGTGAGGGCCGCAATAGAGTCGGGGGTTGGTGTAGCAAGCACCTACCCGGGGACACCATCATCAGAGATAGGAAACGTCCTATCAAAGATTGCAAAGAGGGCAGGGATCTACTTTGAATTCTCGATAAATGAGAAGGTGGCACTTGAAGTCGCCGCGGCAGCCGCTGCATCAGGGGTCCGCTCATTCACATTCATGAAGCATGTGGGGCTGAATGTTGCATCAGACTCATTCATGAGTGTCGCATACACCGGTGTGAGGGCCGGAATGGTTGTCCTATCTGCCGATGACCCCTCGATGTTCTCATCACAGAATGAACAGGATAACAGGCACTACGCACGCCTTGCATGGGTTCCACTCCTCGAACCCTCAAATCCACAGGAGATCCTTGAATACATGAATCATGCCTTTGAACTCTCAGAGGAATACAGGATACCGGTACTTTTAAGGACCACAACCAGGGTCTCACACATGAGGGGAGTTGTGGAGGCTGGCGAGAGAAGGGCGGAACCAGTGAAGGGGTTTTTCAGAAAGAATCCAGAGCAGTTTGTACCTGTACCTGCAACCGCAAGGGTGATGCGCAGGGAACTTGTTGAGAAGATGAAGAAACTTAAGAGAGTTGCAGACACCTCAGAACTGAACAGGGTACTCAATGAGGACTCTGAATCGGATCTGGGAATAATTGCATCTGGAGGGGCTTTCAACTATGTATACGATGCACTCCAGACACTTGGACTTGATGTCCCGGTCCTGAAACTGGGATTCACCTACCCCTTCCCTGCGGGACTTGTAGCCGAGTTTCTCTCTGGACTTGAAGGGGTGCTTGTTGTTGAGGAGGTGGACTCTGTAATGGAGAAGGAGGTCCTTGCAGTCGCAACATCAGAGGGCCTTGATGTGGGGGTCCATGGAAAACTGGACGGCACACTCCCTGAGATATATGAGTACAGTGAGGACATAGTTAGAAGGGCCATTTCAGGACTCACAGGAATCAAAAGCCATGAAAAGGGAATAGAAGCGCCTGAGTTACCTGAAAGACCCCCTGCACTCTGTCCCGGATGTCCCCACAGGGCCATGTACTATTCGGTGAGGAGGGCCGCCTCTGAACTCGGTATTGAGGGGGAGGATCTCATATTCCCCACCGATATCGGGTGCTACACCCTTGGGATAGAGCCCCCCTACTCTGCGGCAGATTACCTCCTCAGCATGGGGTCCAGTGTGGGTACCGCCTGCGGGTTTTCGGCTGCAACATCCCAGAGGATAGTTTCTTTCATAGGGGATTCCACCTTTTTCCATGCAGGTATACCGCCACTCATAAATGCTGTCCACAACAGGCAGAGGTTCGTTCTGGTTATACTGGATAACAGGACAACTGCAATGACAGGTGGACAGCCACACCCGGGGCTCCCGGTTGATGGGATGGGGGAGGAGGCCCCAGCCATATCCATAGAGGATATCACCAGGGCCTGTGGTGTTGAATTTGTGGAGACCGTTAACCCAATGAACATAAGGAGATCCTCTGAAACCATCAGAAGGGCCCTTCAGCACGAATCTGTGGCCGTGGTTATATCCAGATACCCCTGCATGCTATCTGAGGGCGCTGTCCGCGGAAGGCCGGTGAGGGTTGATGAGGAGAAATGTGACCTCTGTCTTGAATGCCTCAATGAACTTGCCTGTCCAGCGATAGTTGAGGAGGATGGAAGGGTATTCATAGATCCCCTCTACTGCAGGGGATGTACCATATGCCTCCAGATATGTCCAGCAGGAGCCATAAAACCGGAGGGAAAAAGATGA
- a CDS encoding indolepyruvate oxidoreductase subunit beta, translating to MSYNIYVCGVGGQGIIKTSVIIGEAAMNEGMNVVMSEIHGMAQRGGAVSTEIRFGDVRGSIIPQGEADLVIAFEPLEALRALPKMSEDACVIVNTSKIPPFNLIKSPHPYPPLEEIIKTLEENAGRVRSFNGEKIAVEAGHILSLNMVMLGAAAATTGFPLGEETLIESMKNNLPPKLMEVNLRAFHEGFETVNCD from the coding sequence ATGAGCTACAACATTTATGTGTGTGGTGTTGGCGGTCAGGGGATAATAAAGACATCCGTTATAATCGGTGAGGCCGCCATGAATGAGGGAATGAATGTTGTCATGAGTGAGATCCATGGGATGGCCCAGAGGGGTGGTGCTGTCTCAACAGAGATAAGGTTCGGTGATGTGAGGGGTTCCATCATACCTCAGGGTGAAGCTGACCTCGTAATAGCCTTCGAACCCCTTGAGGCCCTGAGGGCACTTCCCAAAATGTCCGAAGACGCCTGTGTAATTGTGAATACATCAAAGATACCACCATTCAACCTGATAAAAAGCCCACACCCCTATCCTCCCCTAGAAGAGATAATTAAAACTCTCGAGGAGAATGCAGGAAGGGTGAGGAGCTTCAATGGGGAGAAAATCGCTGTGGAGGCAGGTCACATACTATCACTCAACATGGTTATGCTGGGCGCCGCAGCGGCCACCACTGGGTTTCCACTGGGTGAAGAGACACTTATAGAGTCCATGAAGAATAACCTGCCCCCAAAGTTGATGGAAGTAAACCTGAGGGCATTCCATGAGGGATTTGAGACTGTTAATTGTGACTGA
- a CDS encoding ACT domain-containing protein — protein sequence MKLKQISVFLENRKGRLKNAIHALSEEGVNIRALSIADTSEFGILRMIVSDPEAARKALEKKNFVVRVNDVIAVEVPDEPGGLDGILGVLTERDINVEYIYAFVEKKGEKAVVVIRTEDVDEGIRALEDAGIPVLSSEDIYIL from the coding sequence ATGAAACTGAAGCAGATATCAGTCTTTCTTGAAAACAGAAAGGGCAGGCTGAAAAATGCCATTCACGCCCTTTCAGAGGAGGGTGTAAACATAAGGGCCCTTTCCATTGCGGACACATCCGAATTTGGGATACTGAGGATGATAGTTTCGGACCCTGAAGCTGCAAGGAAAGCCCTTGAGAAGAAGAACTTCGTGGTGAGGGTCAACGATGTTATAGCCGTTGAGGTACCTGATGAACCTGGAGGACTTGACGGTATACTGGGTGTGCTCACAGAGAGGGATATAAACGTGGAATACATCTACGCCTTCGTTGAGAAAAAGGGGGAAAAGGCAGTCGTTGTTATAAGGACAGAGGATGTTGATGAGGGTATAAGGGCACTTGAGGATGCTGGGATCCCCGTACTTTCATCTGAGGATATCTACATCCTCTAA